From Marinifilum sp. JC120:
AGAAGGTCGATTTTGGCTGTTTCGTGATTGAGAAACGTAGCTATTTTGTCTTGTTCTATTAGTTGTGGAATTACAAAAGGAAGATTTTCAAATGTATCTTGGTACAAATGATTTATGGTGCTGCCAGTCTGGAAATAGTCGACAAAGTCTGTAAAAATATTTGACTTTAAAATCCAAAACAGAAATTTAATTGTCACATTTTGTCCGTCGGGCCGGATAACGAACACTCCACTATTCAAACAAGCCTTACCTTCAAGCCCGTTAACAATAGCAACCTTACCAATTGTGCCGTCCTTGGTAATCAATAAATCCCCATTTACGAGCTGAATATTGCAATCCTGCTCATATCTAAATTCAGAACAATGACGACATTTTTTCCAATTAATGTCACCATCAAGAAAATCTGTACCAGTAACCAGAAATGGACCTTGATCAGTAAACTCATTTGAATTTAATCCATGCCAGCCAACTCTTGCTTTCAAAAAAAAGTCGTATTTAATGCGTGAATTAATCCAACACTCTGGCACATCCCCCAACCACTCAACTCCAGAATCCTTGTAAGCCGGATACGGCTTATACTTACCCATTAGGAATGAACCTCCCTCAGAAGGTCCATGATCTCGGCACTTACTGCGTCAAGCTCAGCATCAATCTCTTCCAAAGGACGGGGCGGAACGTACTTGTAAAAATGGCGATTGAAAGGAATCTCATAGCCGACAATTCCGGGCTTCTTATCCTTTTCGTCAATCTTCTTCTCATCAATCCATGCATCAGGCACATGCGGCAACACCTCACGAGCGAAGTAATCTTCTACGGATTCAGAAAGAGGGACGTTCTCATAATCGCGAAGAGACGGATCTGGCTCAATCTTACCCTTGGTTTTGCAAACCTCGGCTTCTGGGTCATGTTTGGAAATATGTTTCTGGAGCAATTTAAACTGCGGAGGTGAAAGCTTCAGTCCAGCATCCTTGAGGGCTTTCTTAAACACATCGCGGGAAAGGTATTTCTCATCCAGATCGGCAAGAACATCCAGAGTGGACTCCTGCAACTCATCAGGCCACTTAGCCCATGGCTTGTCTTCAGTAAGCGCGGTAATCCGTGCTTCCTCATGGGGGTAAAAAGCAAGCTGTAAAGGACGCTCTACGGTAATACGGCGGTAGCCAAAGGCGGTGGAATCAAAAATTTTGCAGGTCTCACCAGCTTCAAAATGACCGAACAAACGGACTAATTCATCAATCTGATCATCATCAATCAACCTGCGCTTAGAACCAAGCGACCTACGCATAGGTACAAACATATCAGTAGCGTTAATAAGCTGCACCTTGCCCTTACGCTCTTCACTCTTCCGGTTGCAAAGAATCCAGATATAAGTGGCTATGCCCGTATTATAAAACATGTCTGTGGGTAGAGCGATGATGCCTTCGAGCAAATCACTTTCAAGAATGTGACGGCGAATCTCACTTTCACCGGAACCTGCACCGCCAGTAAACAGAGGTGATCCGTTCAGAATAATACCGATACGGGAACCGCCTTCTTCTGCGGGACGCATTTTGCTGACAAGATGCAGAAGAAACAGCAAAGAACCATCAGAAACACGGGGTAAGCCGGGTTCAAATCGTCCCTTGTCCTTTTCTTTATGTTCATCATTGATGACTTTCTGAACCTTTTTCCAATCCACGCCAAAAGGAGGGTTGGAAAGCATGTAATCAAATTTCTCATATGGCAACTGATCATCTGACAGAGTGTTACCTAGTTTAATCTGAGTAATGTCCTGAGCCTTGATAAGCATATCACCCTTACAAATGGCGTAAGACTCTGGGTTAAGCTCCTGACCGTACACGCGAATAAATGCGTTCTTGTTCATCTCTGACATAAGAGCAGTACCCTCGGAAAGAAAGCCTCCGGTTCCCGCAGTCGGATCATAAAGAGTGCGTACAGCTCCATCTTGAGTCAAACTTTCATCGTCATCCATGAAAACAAGATTTGTTGCCAGATGTACTATATCACGTGGTGTAAAATGCTCCCCGGCAGTTTCATTAGATGATTCAGCAAATTTCCGGATCAGTTCTTCAAATGCCAGCCCCATTTCAAAGTTGCTAATTTTTTGGGGGGAAAGGTCCATTTTAATGAATTCTTTCACCACCAGAAACAATAAGTTTGCCTGATCCAATTGCTCAAGAAAATCTGAAAAATGAAAATGCTCAAAAATTTCTCTGGCTTCGGAACTAAAGGACTGCACATAAGCTTCAAGGTTATCGAGAATCTGAGTTTCACCAAGCTTGCTGAGATTCATGGGAGAAGTATTATAAAATTGATGCTTAGATGCACGCTTAAGCATCTTCGGAAGAGCGTCTTGATCCTCTTTATATCGCTCGGCGGTTTTTAAAACATCCGCCTTTGTCGGCTCCAGAACACATTCAAGACGACGCAACAGAGTAAATGGCAAAATGATACGCCCATATTGAGATCTCTTAAAATCACCACGCAACAAATCCGCGACAGCCCAGATAAGATTCGCAGTAGCTGTGAAATTGACCATTGATAATCCTTATATAATTTAACTTAAAAAGCAGAGCTTTTTTA
This genomic window contains:
- a CDS encoding SAM-dependent DNA methyltransferase yields the protein MVNFTATANLIWAVADLLRGDFKRSQYGRIILPFTLLRRLECVLEPTKADVLKTAERYKEDQDALPKMLKRASKHQFYNTSPMNLSKLGETQILDNLEAYVQSFSSEAREIFEHFHFSDFLEQLDQANLLFLVVKEFIKMDLSPQKISNFEMGLAFEELIRKFAESSNETAGEHFTPRDIVHLATNLVFMDDDESLTQDGAVRTLYDPTAGTGGFLSEGTALMSEMNKNAFIRVYGQELNPESYAICKGDMLIKAQDITQIKLGNTLSDDQLPYEKFDYMLSNPPFGVDWKKVQKVINDEHKEKDKGRFEPGLPRVSDGSLLFLLHLVSKMRPAEEGGSRIGIILNGSPLFTGGAGSGESEIRRHILESDLLEGIIALPTDMFYNTGIATYIWILCNRKSEERKGKVQLINATDMFVPMRRSLGSKRRLIDDDQIDELVRLFGHFEAGETCKIFDSTAFGYRRITVERPLQLAFYPHEEARITALTEDKPWAKWPDELQESTLDVLADLDEKYLSRDVFKKALKDAGLKLSPPQFKLLQKHISKHDPEAEVCKTKGKIEPDPSLRDYENVPLSESVEDYFAREVLPHVPDAWIDEKKIDEKDKKPGIVGYEIPFNRHFYKYVPPRPLEEIDAELDAVSAEIMDLLREVHS